A genomic segment from Spinacia oleracea cultivar Varoflay chromosome 3, BTI_SOV_V1, whole genome shotgun sequence encodes:
- the LOC110791880 gene encoding peroxidase 12 yields the protein MASHNLVFCLILISSLLVIISEGQSTVPVVPGLSYSFYYSSCPELEIIVRSHLWEVFNNDITQAAGLLRLHFHDCFVQGCDGSVLLDGSTSGPSEQDAPPNLTLRSAAFTIIDDLRALVHGACGSIVSCADIVALAARESVFLPNGPYYSIPLGRRDSVNFATRPVTLANLPPPTFNTTSLINAFAAKNLTTTDLVALSGGHTIGRGHCTSFADRLYPTQDPTMDQTFVKNLKLTCPTNTTNNSTNLDIRSPNLFDNKYYVDLMNRQGLFTSDQDLYTDSRTRNIVLDFSINQNLFFEKFVEGMLKMGQLGVLTGTQGEIRTNCSARNGNNVDLASVVGEHQEQEMLSQY from the exons atggcatcCCATAATTtagttttttgtttgattttaatttcatctttGCTAGTTATAATTTCTGAGGGTCAAAGCACTGTACCAGTTGTGCCTGGACTTTCATACTCATTCTATTATTCAAGTTGCCCAGAATTGGAAATTATTGTTAGAAGTCATCTTTGGGAAGTTTTTAACAATGACATTACTCAAGCGGCTGGCTTGCTTCGCCTTCATTTCCATGATTGCTTTGTTCAg G GTTGTGATGGATCAGTATTGCTGGATGGATCCACTAGTGGCCCAAGTGAGCAGGATGCACCTCCAAACTTGACCTTGCGCTCCGCGGCATTTACGATCATAGACGATCTTCGTGCACTTGTGCATGGTGCATGTGGCTCAATTGTCTCATGTGCTGATATAGTTGCCCTTGCTGCTCGCGAATCTGTTTTTCTG CCAAATGGACCATATTACTCTATCCCATTAGGGAGAAGGGACAGCGTAAACTTTGCAACAAGACCGGTTACACTAGCCAATTTACCACCACCTACGTTTAACACCACAAGCCTCATCAACGCCTTTGCCGCCAAAAACTTGACCACCACCGATCTTGTCGCCCTCTCCGGTGGTCACACCATCGGACGCGGCCATTGCACCTCCTTCGCCGACAGACTCTACCCTACTCAAGATCCAACCATGGACCAAACCTTCGTTAAAAACCTTAAGCTCACTTGTCCAACAAATACCACCAACAACTCTACAAATTTGGACATTCGTTCACCTAACTTGTTCGACAATAAGTACTATGTCGACCTTATGAACCGCCAAGGCTTGTTCACGTCCGATCAAGATCTATACACCGACTCTAGGACAAGGAACATTGTATTAGATTTTTCCATTAATCAGAATCTGTTCTTTGAAAAGTTTGTGGAGGGGATGTTAAAAATGGGACAACTCGGTGTATTGACGGGTACACAAGGGGAGATTCGCACTAATTGCTCCGCAAGAAATGGTAACAATGTAGATTTGGCGTCTGTTGTTGGAGAACATCAAGAACAAGAAATGTTGTCGCAGTATTGA